The Populus nigra chromosome 14, ddPopNigr1.1, whole genome shotgun sequence genome has a segment encoding these proteins:
- the LOC133673474 gene encoding auxilin-like protein 1 isoform X2: MENLPHSQHPNMLSKKLFTNPSKTVYDDVFGGPTRFGGAPTLSPRVEDYSEIFGGFHAPRGASSSIPVLDLPLVDNEAAEDVFFDVRSCSGFDYNEVFGGFNGSDFAASFEELMMKQSDGRDFSSDEAWTPEDPEYLSEDSDNYTKNQCLSNGDSHESIDGIMEFNISYHKATQSSNKDMPNGITYVTQPLDVPGYAFMVDKTMSLPKSDDEHPPLQVSDDGHLNIDFTGEMLGAKKLRKTMSHPANGSADDLVFGNEVRPHKEYVRNGSLPNETFVTISHVSLKTHPSQLPPPSRPPPALDVKKRDSCKSTSNCQSAASSGSAGDSSPPYFDVEVDASSSAAASAAAIKEAMEKAQVKLKSAKDLMDRKRGGFQNHTKLGSKNDRKDREGRVVKIVDVSGSTKYEGVQGTCESEENGMDDRQKVKIPDSLEGKRHQNAAKMSSDEKLGRESLSSQGSDKIDEASEWKEATQFFELNTNIHEQRQKVKKVAMEASQQQLENGKKVQAVTADHELEEYAKNTKVSKPARDLGGSNGRSEAAKVAHREKGLEKKVQVAQEFLRVEDEEKLRMDKQSLETDKRRTRADGSQKHELMGEVPRAQSKHEAKQTAEDKEKEPWLKEAVRSVENEKIFIRKKEGGERRQRSTFEKEENEKKLKAALEQLENERRLKKELEQKEKEKRIKEARVREETEKKQREAYETQEEEKRLRAALEQEENERRLKEALVKEENERRLKEIHEKEEYERRLREAADREENERRQRRIREREENEKRLNKALEKEENERRIRENEGRLREAHQREEKEKRLKEARQREENEKRLKEAIEHENKKKQREANEKEGNEKKCKEVFENEGIGDTLEQETTEKQLEETNEQDESGKLRETPEGEVSELGTCTSEEMGDASKETCNLENTEVKLKDGSENDKPGILNEMGENCRVVKQACKTEVNRNLGSTRLAGKHEGKNGKQEVTEEIAHEEIGKVPPELKISDKEEAVETVSTQAGGKTKVSGLAQGNLEHENNVVEDDAVSVYGDERTRKAGEAGNGTGRKSIEKTKKASQVESDIANQGKEFGQDRTDRRKNISQAVAMNHEDRKENFMSTGAVKKSVETGRKIEAAQPANLEAKGSTPGSTQQLNTSERKVKNLNKTLSSEEKEVERMRREKELEMERLRKLEEEREREKEREKDRMAVDRAALDARERVHFEARDRAERAAVERAITEARERLEKACAEAREKSLTDNRSLEARLRERAAVERAAAEARERAFGKVMSERTAFEARERVERSVSDKFSASSRNGGMGPSSSPSVYNGSYYMERSEGVEGESPQRCKARLERHRRTAERAAKALAEKNMRDLLAQREQAERNRLAETLDADVKRWSSGKEGNLRALLSTLQYILGSDSGWQPIPLTEVITSAAVKKAYRKATLCVHPDKLQQRGASIQQKYICEKVFDLLKEAWNKFNSEER; encoded by the exons ATGGAAAACCTCCCACATTCTCAGCACCCAAACATGCTCTCGAAGAAACTCTTCACGAACCCCAGCAAAACTGTCTACGACGACGTATTTGGCGGCCCTACTCGTTTTGGAGGAGCCCCTACCCTGTCTCCTCGAGTGGAAGACTACAGCGAGATATTCGGTGGCTTTCACGCGCCACGTGGAGCTTCCTCTTCGATTCCAGTGCTTGATCTCCCATTGGTGGATAATGAAGCAGCCGAAGATGTTTTCTTTGATGTTAGAAGCTGTTCTGGGTTTGATTATAATGAGGTTTTTGGTGGGTTTAATGGCTCTGACTTTGCTGCTTCCTTCGAGGAGTTGATGATGAAGCAATCTGACGGCCGCGACTTTTCCTCTGATGAAGCTTG GACACCAGAAGACCCTGAATATCTATCAGAAGACTCAGATAATTATACAAAGAACCAATGCTTGTCGAATGGTGACTCTCACGAGTCCATTGATGGGATCATGGAATTTaacatatcatatcataaagCTACTCAAAGCAGCAACAAAGATATGCCAAATGGAATTACATATGTGACTCAGCCACTTGATGTTCCTGGATATGCTTTTATGGTTGATAAAACCATGTCTTTGCCAAAGTCAGATGACGAGCACCCACCTCTGCAGGTGAGTGATGATGGCCATCTCAATATTGATTTCACTGGGGAAATGTTGGGGGCAAAGAAGCTTAGGAAGACCATGTCACATCCGGCTAATGGTAGCGCTGATGATCTAGTTTTTGGAAATGAAGTTAGACCTCATAAGGAATATGTCCGCAATGGCTCTCTTCCTAATGAGACGTTTGTAACTATTTCTCATGTCAGCCTTAAAACTCACCCCTCTCAATTGCCACCACCTTCTAGACCACCGCCTGCATTAGATGTCAAAAAGAGAGATTCTTGTAAATCAACTTCAAACTGTCAAAGCGCTGCTTCCTCAGGGAGTGCTGGTGACAGTTCTCCACCTTACTTTGATGTAGAGGTAGATGCAAGTTCCTCTGCTGCTGCCTCTGCTGCTGCTATAAAAGAAGCTATGGAGAAAGCTCAAGTCAAGCTGAAAAGTGCAAAAGATTTGATGGACAGGAAGAGGGGTGGTTTTCAAAACCATACAAAATTGGGTTCAAAAAATGACAGAAAGGATAGAGAAGGTAGGGTGGTTAAGATTGTTGATGTGTCTGGTAGTACAAAATATGAAGGGGTGCAAGGCACTTGTGAAAGTGAAGAGAACGGAATGGATGACAGGCAAAAGGTTAAAATTCCAGATTCTTTAGAAGGGAAAAGGCATCAAAACGCAGCAAAAATGTCTTCTGATGAGAAGCTTGGAAGGGAATCCTTGTCATCTCAAGGATCCGATAAAATTGATGAAGCTAGTGAATGGAAAGAAGCTACTCAATTTTTTGAACTG AACACAAATATCCATGAACAAAGGCAGAAGGTGAAAAAGGTGGCCATGGAAGCATCGCAGCAGCAGCTAGAAAATGGCAAGAAAGTACAAGCAGTTACAGCAGATCATGAACTGGAGGAATATGCCAAGAACACTAAAGTATCAAAACCAGCTCGTGACCTGGGGGGGAGCAATGGGAGATCAGAAGCTGCTAAAGTGGCACACAGAGAGAAAGGGCTTGAGAAGAAGGTACAAGTAGCTCAAGAGTTTCTTAGAGTGGAGGATGAGGAGAAACTTAGAATGGACAAGCAGTCTTTGGAAACTGATAAGAGACGAACTAGAGCTGACGGGTCACAAAAACATGAGCTCATGGGAGAGGTTCCACGAGCACAAAGTAAACATGAAGCTAAGCAGACTGCAGAGGACAAGGAGAAAGAGCCTTGGCTGAAAGAGGCTGTTAGAAGTGTGGAGAATGAGAAAATATTCATTCGTAAAAAGGAAGGTGGTGAAAGGAGACAAAGGAGCACTTTtgagaaggaagaaaatgaaaagaagctTAAAGCAGCTCTTGAACAATTGGAAAATGAGAGAAGGCTGAAGAAGGAATTGGagcagaaagaaaaggagaagaggaTAAAGGAGGCTCGTGTGAGGGAAGAAACTGAGAAGAAGCAGAGAGAGGCTTATGAAACacaagaagaggagaagagattAAGAGCAGCTCTTGAGCAGGAAGAAAATGAGAGGAGATTGAAAGAGGCTTTGGTGAAGGAGGAGAATGAGAGGAGACTGAAAGAGATTCATGAGAAGGAAGAGTATGAGAGGAGACTAAGAGAGGCTGCTGATAGAGAGGAGAATGAGAGGAGACAAAGAAGGATTcgtgaaagagaagaaaatgagaagAGATTAAACAAAGCTCTTGAGAAGGAAGAGAATGAGAGGAGAATACGAGAGAATGAGGGGAGGCTGAGAGAAGCTCatcaaagagaagagaaagagaaaagattaaaagaagCTCGTCAAAGAGAAGAGAATgagaaaagattaaaagaagCTATTGAgcatgaaaataagaaaaaacagagagaggctaatgaaaaagaaggaaatgaGAAGAAATGTAAAGAGGTTTTTGAAAATGAAGGGATTGGAGACACTCTAGAACAGGAAACAACTGAAAAGCAACTAGAAGAGACAAATGAGCAAGATGAAAGTGGCAAGTTAAGAGAGACTCCAGAGGGAGAAGTAAGTGAACTAGGAACATGCACATCAGAAGAAATGGGGGATGCATCCAAAGAGACCTGCAACTTGGAAAACACTGAGGTGAAGCTGAAGGATGGCTCTGAGAATGATAAACCAGGGATACTAAATGAGATGGGTGAGAACTGCAGGGTAGTGAAGCAGGCATGTAAGACGGAAGTCAATAGGAACCTTGGATCAACTAGATTAGCTGGCAAACATGAGGGGAAGAATGGAAAACAAGAAGTGACTGAGGAGATTGCTCATGAAGAAATTGGCAAGGTACCTCCAGAGCTGAAAATCAGTGACAAGGAAGAAGCAGTTGAAACCGTGAGCACACAGGCTGGTGGAAAAACAAAAGTGTCTGGTTTGGCTCAAGGCAACTTAGAACATGAAAATAATGTAGTGGAAGATGATGCTGTGTCAGTTTATGGTGATGAAAGGACGAGGAAAGCAGGGGAAGCTGGAAATGGCACTGGACGAAAGAGCATAGAGAAAACTAAGAAAGCCTCGCAAGTAGAATCTGATATCGCAAATCAAGGGAAGGAATTTGGTCAGGACAGGACCGACAGAAGAAAGAATATCTCCCAGGCAGTTGCTATGAATCATGAAGACAGAAAGGAAAATTTCATGTCAACTGGAGCAGTGAAAAAATCAGTTGAGACTGGAAGGAAAATAGAAGCTGCTCAGCCAGCTAATTTAGAAGCAAAAGGAAGTACCCCGGGATCAACTCAGCAGCTTAATACAAgtgaaagaaaagtgaagaatCTCAATAAGACCCTATCATCAGAGGAAAAAGAAGTTGAGAGgatgagaagagaaaaggagcTGGAAATGGAACGTCTTAGAAAGCTagaagaagagagggagagggaaaaagaaagagaaaaggacaGAATGGCTGTTGACAGAGCAGCGCTTGATGCTCGTGAAAGGGTACATTTCGAAGCTCGTGATAGGGCAGAACGGGCTGCTGTGGAAAGAGCAATAACTGAGGCCCGTGAAAGGCTAGAGAAGGCCTGTGCAGAGGCTAGGGAGAAGTCATTAACCGATAACAGATCTTTAGAGGCCAGGCTCAGGGAACGTGCTGCAGTAGAGAGAGCTGCTGCAGAGGCACGCGAGCGTGCTTTTGGAAAAGTAATGTCTGAAAGGACTGCTTTTGAGGCAAGAGAACGAGTAGAAAGATCTGTCTCAGATAAATTCTCTGCTTCTTCCAGGAATGGTGGAATGGGACCTAGTTCTTCACCCTCAGTATATAATG GTTCCTACTATATGGAGAGATCTGAAGGGGTGGAAGGTGAGTCACCTCAAAGGTGTAAAGCAAGGTTAGAAAGGCATAGGCGAACAGCTGAACGTGCG GCAAAAGCTCTAGCGGAGAAAAATATGCGGGATCTTCTTGCTCAGAGAGAACAAGCAGAGAGAAAT AGATTAGCAGAAACTCTGGATGCTGATGTCAAGAGGTGGTCCAGCGGGAAAGAAGGAAACTTGCGTGCATTGCTGTCAACTTTACAATAC ATCCTTGGGTCTGACAGCGGCTGGCAGCCAATTCCATTGACTGAAGTAATAACTTCAGCAGCTGTAAAGAAAGCTTACAGGAAAGCCACGCTTTGTGTTCATCCTGACAAATTACAACAACGGGGTGCAAGTATTCAGCAGAAGTACATATGTGAGAAGGTCTTTGATCTTCTGAAG gaggcTTGGAACAAGTTCAACTCAGAAGAGCGGTAG
- the LOC133673474 gene encoding auxilin-like protein 1 isoform X1: MENLPHSQHPNMLSKKLFTNPSKTVYDDVFGGPTRFGGAPTLSPRVEDYSEIFGGFHAPRGASSSIPVLDLPLVDNEAAEDVFFDVRSCSGFDYNEVFGGFNGSDFAASFEELMMKQSDGRDFSSDEAWTPEDPEYLSEDSDNYTKNQCLSNGDSHESIDGIMEFNISYHKATQSSNKDMPNGITYVTQPLDVPGYAFMVDKTMSLPKSDDEHPPLQVSDDGHLNIDFTGEMLGAKKLRKTMSHPANGSADDLVFGNEVRPHKEYVRNGSLPNETFVTISHVSLKTHPSQLPPPSRPPPALDVKKRDSCKSTSNCQSAASSGSAGDSSPPYFDVEVDASSSAAASAAAIKEAMEKAQVKLKSAKDLMDRKRGGFQNHTKLGSKNDRKDREGRVVKIVDVSGSTKYEGVQGTCESEENGMDDRQKVKIPDSLEGKRHQNAAKMSSDEKLGRESLSSQGSDKIDEASEWKEATQFFELVRTNVPRKVIDLSNNDNIFLQNTNIHEQRQKVKKVAMEASQQQLENGKKVQAVTADHELEEYAKNTKVSKPARDLGGSNGRSEAAKVAHREKGLEKKVQVAQEFLRVEDEEKLRMDKQSLETDKRRTRADGSQKHELMGEVPRAQSKHEAKQTAEDKEKEPWLKEAVRSVENEKIFIRKKEGGERRQRSTFEKEENEKKLKAALEQLENERRLKKELEQKEKEKRIKEARVREETEKKQREAYETQEEEKRLRAALEQEENERRLKEALVKEENERRLKEIHEKEEYERRLREAADREENERRQRRIREREENEKRLNKALEKEENERRIRENEGRLREAHQREEKEKRLKEARQREENEKRLKEAIEHENKKKQREANEKEGNEKKCKEVFENEGIGDTLEQETTEKQLEETNEQDESGKLRETPEGEVSELGTCTSEEMGDASKETCNLENTEVKLKDGSENDKPGILNEMGENCRVVKQACKTEVNRNLGSTRLAGKHEGKNGKQEVTEEIAHEEIGKVPPELKISDKEEAVETVSTQAGGKTKVSGLAQGNLEHENNVVEDDAVSVYGDERTRKAGEAGNGTGRKSIEKTKKASQVESDIANQGKEFGQDRTDRRKNISQAVAMNHEDRKENFMSTGAVKKSVETGRKIEAAQPANLEAKGSTPGSTQQLNTSERKVKNLNKTLSSEEKEVERMRREKELEMERLRKLEEEREREKEREKDRMAVDRAALDARERVHFEARDRAERAAVERAITEARERLEKACAEAREKSLTDNRSLEARLRERAAVERAAAEARERAFGKVMSERTAFEARERVERSVSDKFSASSRNGGMGPSSSPSVYNGSYYMERSEGVEGESPQRCKARLERHRRTAERAAKALAEKNMRDLLAQREQAERNRLAETLDADVKRWSSGKEGNLRALLSTLQYILGSDSGWQPIPLTEVITSAAVKKAYRKATLCVHPDKLQQRGASIQQKYICEKVFDLLKEAWNKFNSEER; encoded by the exons ATGGAAAACCTCCCACATTCTCAGCACCCAAACATGCTCTCGAAGAAACTCTTCACGAACCCCAGCAAAACTGTCTACGACGACGTATTTGGCGGCCCTACTCGTTTTGGAGGAGCCCCTACCCTGTCTCCTCGAGTGGAAGACTACAGCGAGATATTCGGTGGCTTTCACGCGCCACGTGGAGCTTCCTCTTCGATTCCAGTGCTTGATCTCCCATTGGTGGATAATGAAGCAGCCGAAGATGTTTTCTTTGATGTTAGAAGCTGTTCTGGGTTTGATTATAATGAGGTTTTTGGTGGGTTTAATGGCTCTGACTTTGCTGCTTCCTTCGAGGAGTTGATGATGAAGCAATCTGACGGCCGCGACTTTTCCTCTGATGAAGCTTG GACACCAGAAGACCCTGAATATCTATCAGAAGACTCAGATAATTATACAAAGAACCAATGCTTGTCGAATGGTGACTCTCACGAGTCCATTGATGGGATCATGGAATTTaacatatcatatcataaagCTACTCAAAGCAGCAACAAAGATATGCCAAATGGAATTACATATGTGACTCAGCCACTTGATGTTCCTGGATATGCTTTTATGGTTGATAAAACCATGTCTTTGCCAAAGTCAGATGACGAGCACCCACCTCTGCAGGTGAGTGATGATGGCCATCTCAATATTGATTTCACTGGGGAAATGTTGGGGGCAAAGAAGCTTAGGAAGACCATGTCACATCCGGCTAATGGTAGCGCTGATGATCTAGTTTTTGGAAATGAAGTTAGACCTCATAAGGAATATGTCCGCAATGGCTCTCTTCCTAATGAGACGTTTGTAACTATTTCTCATGTCAGCCTTAAAACTCACCCCTCTCAATTGCCACCACCTTCTAGACCACCGCCTGCATTAGATGTCAAAAAGAGAGATTCTTGTAAATCAACTTCAAACTGTCAAAGCGCTGCTTCCTCAGGGAGTGCTGGTGACAGTTCTCCACCTTACTTTGATGTAGAGGTAGATGCAAGTTCCTCTGCTGCTGCCTCTGCTGCTGCTATAAAAGAAGCTATGGAGAAAGCTCAAGTCAAGCTGAAAAGTGCAAAAGATTTGATGGACAGGAAGAGGGGTGGTTTTCAAAACCATACAAAATTGGGTTCAAAAAATGACAGAAAGGATAGAGAAGGTAGGGTGGTTAAGATTGTTGATGTGTCTGGTAGTACAAAATATGAAGGGGTGCAAGGCACTTGTGAAAGTGAAGAGAACGGAATGGATGACAGGCAAAAGGTTAAAATTCCAGATTCTTTAGAAGGGAAAAGGCATCAAAACGCAGCAAAAATGTCTTCTGATGAGAAGCTTGGAAGGGAATCCTTGTCATCTCAAGGATCCGATAAAATTGATGAAGCTAGTGAATGGAAAGAAGCTACTCAATTTTTTGAACTGGTGAGAACAAATGTACCCAGAAAAGTCATTGACTTGTCAAATAATGATAACATTTTTCTGCAGAACACAAATATCCATGAACAAAGGCAGAAGGTGAAAAAGGTGGCCATGGAAGCATCGCAGCAGCAGCTAGAAAATGGCAAGAAAGTACAAGCAGTTACAGCAGATCATGAACTGGAGGAATATGCCAAGAACACTAAAGTATCAAAACCAGCTCGTGACCTGGGGGGGAGCAATGGGAGATCAGAAGCTGCTAAAGTGGCACACAGAGAGAAAGGGCTTGAGAAGAAGGTACAAGTAGCTCAAGAGTTTCTTAGAGTGGAGGATGAGGAGAAACTTAGAATGGACAAGCAGTCTTTGGAAACTGATAAGAGACGAACTAGAGCTGACGGGTCACAAAAACATGAGCTCATGGGAGAGGTTCCACGAGCACAAAGTAAACATGAAGCTAAGCAGACTGCAGAGGACAAGGAGAAAGAGCCTTGGCTGAAAGAGGCTGTTAGAAGTGTGGAGAATGAGAAAATATTCATTCGTAAAAAGGAAGGTGGTGAAAGGAGACAAAGGAGCACTTTtgagaaggaagaaaatgaaaagaagctTAAAGCAGCTCTTGAACAATTGGAAAATGAGAGAAGGCTGAAGAAGGAATTGGagcagaaagaaaaggagaagaggaTAAAGGAGGCTCGTGTGAGGGAAGAAACTGAGAAGAAGCAGAGAGAGGCTTATGAAACacaagaagaggagaagagattAAGAGCAGCTCTTGAGCAGGAAGAAAATGAGAGGAGATTGAAAGAGGCTTTGGTGAAGGAGGAGAATGAGAGGAGACTGAAAGAGATTCATGAGAAGGAAGAGTATGAGAGGAGACTAAGAGAGGCTGCTGATAGAGAGGAGAATGAGAGGAGACAAAGAAGGATTcgtgaaagagaagaaaatgagaagAGATTAAACAAAGCTCTTGAGAAGGAAGAGAATGAGAGGAGAATACGAGAGAATGAGGGGAGGCTGAGAGAAGCTCatcaaagagaagagaaagagaaaagattaaaagaagCTCGTCAAAGAGAAGAGAATgagaaaagattaaaagaagCTATTGAgcatgaaaataagaaaaaacagagagaggctaatgaaaaagaaggaaatgaGAAGAAATGTAAAGAGGTTTTTGAAAATGAAGGGATTGGAGACACTCTAGAACAGGAAACAACTGAAAAGCAACTAGAAGAGACAAATGAGCAAGATGAAAGTGGCAAGTTAAGAGAGACTCCAGAGGGAGAAGTAAGTGAACTAGGAACATGCACATCAGAAGAAATGGGGGATGCATCCAAAGAGACCTGCAACTTGGAAAACACTGAGGTGAAGCTGAAGGATGGCTCTGAGAATGATAAACCAGGGATACTAAATGAGATGGGTGAGAACTGCAGGGTAGTGAAGCAGGCATGTAAGACGGAAGTCAATAGGAACCTTGGATCAACTAGATTAGCTGGCAAACATGAGGGGAAGAATGGAAAACAAGAAGTGACTGAGGAGATTGCTCATGAAGAAATTGGCAAGGTACCTCCAGAGCTGAAAATCAGTGACAAGGAAGAAGCAGTTGAAACCGTGAGCACACAGGCTGGTGGAAAAACAAAAGTGTCTGGTTTGGCTCAAGGCAACTTAGAACATGAAAATAATGTAGTGGAAGATGATGCTGTGTCAGTTTATGGTGATGAAAGGACGAGGAAAGCAGGGGAAGCTGGAAATGGCACTGGACGAAAGAGCATAGAGAAAACTAAGAAAGCCTCGCAAGTAGAATCTGATATCGCAAATCAAGGGAAGGAATTTGGTCAGGACAGGACCGACAGAAGAAAGAATATCTCCCAGGCAGTTGCTATGAATCATGAAGACAGAAAGGAAAATTTCATGTCAACTGGAGCAGTGAAAAAATCAGTTGAGACTGGAAGGAAAATAGAAGCTGCTCAGCCAGCTAATTTAGAAGCAAAAGGAAGTACCCCGGGATCAACTCAGCAGCTTAATACAAgtgaaagaaaagtgaagaatCTCAATAAGACCCTATCATCAGAGGAAAAAGAAGTTGAGAGgatgagaagagaaaaggagcTGGAAATGGAACGTCTTAGAAAGCTagaagaagagagggagagggaaaaagaaagagaaaaggacaGAATGGCTGTTGACAGAGCAGCGCTTGATGCTCGTGAAAGGGTACATTTCGAAGCTCGTGATAGGGCAGAACGGGCTGCTGTGGAAAGAGCAATAACTGAGGCCCGTGAAAGGCTAGAGAAGGCCTGTGCAGAGGCTAGGGAGAAGTCATTAACCGATAACAGATCTTTAGAGGCCAGGCTCAGGGAACGTGCTGCAGTAGAGAGAGCTGCTGCAGAGGCACGCGAGCGTGCTTTTGGAAAAGTAATGTCTGAAAGGACTGCTTTTGAGGCAAGAGAACGAGTAGAAAGATCTGTCTCAGATAAATTCTCTGCTTCTTCCAGGAATGGTGGAATGGGACCTAGTTCTTCACCCTCAGTATATAATG GTTCCTACTATATGGAGAGATCTGAAGGGGTGGAAGGTGAGTCACCTCAAAGGTGTAAAGCAAGGTTAGAAAGGCATAGGCGAACAGCTGAACGTGCG GCAAAAGCTCTAGCGGAGAAAAATATGCGGGATCTTCTTGCTCAGAGAGAACAAGCAGAGAGAAAT AGATTAGCAGAAACTCTGGATGCTGATGTCAAGAGGTGGTCCAGCGGGAAAGAAGGAAACTTGCGTGCATTGCTGTCAACTTTACAATAC ATCCTTGGGTCTGACAGCGGCTGGCAGCCAATTCCATTGACTGAAGTAATAACTTCAGCAGCTGTAAAGAAAGCTTACAGGAAAGCCACGCTTTGTGTTCATCCTGACAAATTACAACAACGGGGTGCAAGTATTCAGCAGAAGTACATATGTGAGAAGGTCTTTGATCTTCTGAAG gaggcTTGGAACAAGTTCAACTCAGAAGAGCGGTAG